From Camelina sativa cultivar DH55 chromosome 7, Cs, whole genome shotgun sequence, one genomic window encodes:
- the LOC104700643 gene encoding osmotin-like protein — protein MAKTSLPLAASFLLLISFSSAADTGRLFLTVVNNCPFTVWPAIQPNAGHPVLEKGGFALPTFTHRSFSAPTTHWSGRIWARTGCAHYNGKFSCITGDCGNRLECNGLGGATPASLAQFDLHHGGHKDFSSYGVSLVDGYNVPMTVTPHEGHGVCPVVGCREDLLKTCPGHLQVRSHAGHVVACKSGCEAFHSDELCCQGHYNSPNTCKASSHSLFFKHACPSTFTFAHDSPSLMHDCSSPRELKVIFCH, from the coding sequence atGGCTAAAACCTCTCTTCCTCTCGCCGcctctttcctcctcctcatctccttctcctccgCCGCAGACACCGGCCGTCTCTTCCTCACCGTCGTCAACAACTGTCCCTTCACCGTCTGGCCAGCCATTCAACCTAACGCCGGCCACCCCGTCCTAGAAAAAGGTGGCTTCGCTCTCCCAACCTTCACTCACCGTTCCTTCTCCGCCCCAACCACACACTGGTCCGGTCGCATCTGGGCCAGAACCGGTTGCGCCCACTACAATGGCAAGTTCTCCTGTATCACCGGAGACTGCGGAAACCGCCTCGAATGCAACGGTCTCGGCGGTGCAACACCAGCTTCTCTCGCTCAGTTCGACCTCCACCACGGTGGACACAAAGACTTCTCCTCGTACGGTGTCTCTCTCGTCGACGGCTACAACGTTCCTATGACTGTGACTCCTCACGAAGGACATGGTGTCTGTCCCGTCGTTGGCTGTCGTGAAGATCTTCTGAAAACGTGTCCGGGTCATCTTCAGGTCCGGTCGCACGCTGGACACGTGGTTGCTTGTAAGAGTGGGTGTGAGGCTTTCCATTCAGACGAGCTGTGTTGTCAAGGTCATTACAATAGTCCTAACACGTGTAAAGCTTCGAGCCATTCGTTGTTCTTCAAGCATGCGTGTCCTTCGACTTTCACATTTGCTCATGATAGTCCTTCGCTTATGCATGACTGTTCATCTCCTAGAGAGCTCAAAGTCATCTTCTGCCACTAA
- the LOC104704415 gene encoding uncharacterized protein LOC104704415, with translation MQMTERGRAMWRTCLASAFRTALACTFVGAATLYGPEWINRHVAFPAFSYVTVILIITDATLGDTLRGCWLALYATCQSVGPAIVTLKLIGPARLTAETTALAAALAAFVVVLPNSSTHLVAKRIALGQIVLIYVIGYIKGAETDPVMHPLRVAASTALGVVACVLALLVPLPRLATCEVKQSSKELGQNITTRVKLYMKAFCTEDAMSATASVSQARVLARTSSKLYQTIKRYQPSMTWERLPFKIWRWQNVNDNKGEKLQSMEIALRGMEMVVASKSPIPTSLLEGEVKDGLKNIQERVILSIKRANNSPQPSVTPESDPKKSDEECLQTLQEIPGTSQDLPFYFFLFCLRLLETITMAKPEENKVKVLEKSKTRSWINDWDSKKVMPVLKLSLSLGFAILLGSMFSKPNGYWAGLPVAVSFAAAREATFKVANVKAQGTVIGTVYGVMGCFVFQKFLSVRFLSLLPWFLFSSFLSRSRMYGQAGGISAAIGAVLILGRKNFGPPSEFAIERIIETFIGLSCAIMVELIFQPTRAANIAKLELSRSFHALYECASLFGAKASKAEIMESQKKLRSHLNELKKFTAEAHAEPX, from the exons atgcAAATGACTGAGAGAGGCCGAGCCATGTGGCGCACCTGCCTAGCCTCAGCTTTCCGAACAGCTCTAGCCTGTACATTCGTTGGCGCAGCTACACTTTACGGCCCCGAATGGATCAACCGCCACGTGGCATTCCCGGCCTTCTCTTACGTTACAGTTATCCTCATCATCACCGACGCTACACTCGGAGACACGCTACGTGGCTGCTGGTTAGCTCTTTACGCCACGTGTCAGAGCGTGGGACCTGCGATAGTCACGTTAAAGCTTATAGGACCAGCTCGTCTCACGGCCGAAACCACTGCTCTCGCCGCGGCTCTAGCAGCGTTCGTGGTGGTGCTACCTAACAGTTCTACCCACTTGGTGGCTAAGAGAATCGCGTTAGGCCAGATCGTTCTCatttatgttattggttatataaAAGGAGCTGAGACTGATCCGGTCATGCACCCTCTTCGAGTGGCGGCTAGCACCGCGCTTGGTGTTGTAGCTTGCGTTCTTGCACTTCTCGTCCCACTTCCTCGCTTGGCTACTTGTGAG gtGAAACAAAGCAGCAAAGAGCTTGGTCAGAACATAACGACGAGAGTGAAGTTGTACATGAAGGCTTTTTGCACCGAGGATGCCATGTCAGCAACGGCGTCAGTCTCACAGGCTCGAGTGCTGGCTCGTACTTCCTCCAAGCtttatcaaacaatcaaacgtTACCAA CCAAGCATGACATGGGAGAGGCTTCCATTTAAGATATGGAGGTGGCAAAACGTGAATGATAACAAAGGAGAGAAACTACAAAGCATGGAGATTGCTCTTAGAGGAATGGAAATGGTAGTAGCAAGCAAATCTCCTATTCCTACGAGCTTACTTGAGGGTGAAGTAAAAGACGGTCTCAAGAATATACAAGAACGTGTAATTCTCTCAATCAAACGAGCAAACAATAGTCCGCAACCGTCGGTAACACCAGAATCCGATCCCAAAAAATCCGATGAAGAGTGCCTCCAAACACTTCAGGAAATCCCGGGAACGTCTCAAGATTTGCCcttttactttttcttgttCTGCCTCAGGCTCCTTGAAACCATCACAATGGCTAAACCGGAGGAGAACAAAGTCAAGGTCTTAGAAAAATCCAAAACGAGGTCTTGGATAAACGATTGGGACAGCAAGAAGGTCATGCCCGTGTTAAAGCTCTCGCTTTCGTTAGGTTTTGCCATTTTGCTAGGTTCGATGTTTAGTAAGCCAAACGGATATTGGGCTGGTTTACCTGTAGCGGTCAGCTTCGCAGCGGCTAGAGAGGCGACGTTTAAAGTGGCGAATGTGAAGGCACAAGGGACAGTGATAGGAACGGTGTATGGAGTGATgggttgttttgtgtttcagaaGTTTTTGTCAGTTAGGTTTCTTTCGCTGCTTCCATGGTTTCTCTTCTCTAGCTTCTTGAGCAGGAGCCGGATGTACGGACAGGCCGGTGGTATATCGGCAGCTATAGGAGCCGTTTTGATTCTCGGAAGGAAGAATTTTGGCCCACCAAGCGAGTTCGCGATCGAGAGAATCATCGAGACGTTTATTGGTTTGTCTTGTGCCATCATGGTGGAGCTTATCTTTCAGCCCACGAGAGCCGCTAACATAGCTAAACTTGAGCTCTCTAGAAGCTTCCACGCTTTGTACGAGTGTGCAAGCTTGTTTGGAGCTAAAGCGAGTAAAGCAGAGATAATGGAGAGTCAAAAGAAGTTGAGAAGTCACTTAAATGAGCTCAAGAAGTTCACGGCAGAAGCCCATGCAGAGCCANCT
- the LOC104700645 gene encoding uncharacterized protein LOC104700645, giving the protein MQMTERGRAMWRTCLASAFRTALACTFVGAATLYGPEWINRHVAFPAFSYVTVILIITDATLGDTLRGCWLALYATCQSVGPAIVTLKLIGPARLTAETTALAAALAAFVVVLPNSSTHLVAKRIALGQIVLIYVIGYIKGAETDPVMHPLRVAASTALGVIACVLALLVPLPRLATCEVKQSSKELGQNITTRVKLYMKAFCTEDAMSATASVSQARVLARTSSKLYQTIKRYQPSMTWERLPFKIWRWQNVNDNKGEKLQSMEIALRGMEMVVASKSPIPTSLLEGEVKDGLKNIQERVILSIKRANNSPQPSVTPESDPKKSDEECLQTLQEIPGTSQDLPFYFFLFCLRLLETITMAKPEENKVKVLEKSKTRSWINDWDSKKVMPVLKLSLSLGFAILLGSMFSKPNGYWAGLPVAVSFAAAREATFKVANVKAQGTVIGTVYGVMGCFVFQKFLSVRFLSLLPWFLFSSFLSRSRMYGQAGGISAAIGAVLILGRKNFGPPSEFAIERIIETFIGLSCAIMVELIFQPTRAANIAKLELSRSFHALYECASLFGAKASKAEIMESQKKLRSHLNELKKFTAEAHAEPSFWFSPFNFSCYEKLFKSLSKMADLLQFSGYAIGFLGEQGKTKSPQCKEILSNVDKDLKSLTGSIGLLAKSYEEITLLKSLDALEKALAKSDNTSWDIELGKTPNPSFSTVVSEPEKILETYLQHCRSVADGIFRVEEGDDGEEVKVDKSEVVLSLSALGFCVEKIGKETREIEEMVKEVVQSENPSSHVNLHEISCKIRSLYK; this is encoded by the exons ATGCAAATGACTGAGAGAGGCCGAGCCATGTGGCGCACCTGCCTAGCCTCAGCTTTCCGAACAGCTCTAGCCTGTACATTCGTTGGCGCAGCTACACTTTACGGCCCCGAATGGATCAACCGCCACGTGGCATTCCCGGCCTTCTCTTACGTTACAGTTATCCTCATCATCACCGACGCTACACTCGGAGACACGCTACGTGGCTGCTGGTTAGCTCTTTACGCCACGTGTCAGAGCGTGGGACCTGCGATAGTCACGTTAAAGCTTATAGGTCCCGCTCGTCTCACGGCCGAAACCACTGCTCTCGCCGCGGCTCTAGCGGCGTTCGTGGTTGTGTTACCTAACAGTTCGACCCACTTGGTGGCTAAGAGAATCGCGTTAGGCCAGATCGTTCTCatttatgttattggttatattaaaGGAGCTGAGACTGATCCGGTTATGCACCCTCTTCGAGTGGCGGCTAGCACCGCGCTTGGTGTTATAGCTTGCGTTCTTGCTCTTCTCGTCCCACTTCCTCGCTTGGCTACTTGTGAG gtGAAACAAAGCAGCAAAGAGCTTGGTCAGAACATAACGACGAGAGTGAAGTTGTACATGAAGGCTTTTTGCACCGAGGATGCCATGTCAGCAACGGCGTCAGTCTCACAGGCTCGAGTGCTGGCTCGTACTTCCTCCAAGCtttatcaaacaatcaaacgtTACCAA CCAAGCATGACATGGGAGAGGCTTCCATTTAAGATATGGAGGTGGCAAAACGTGAATGATAACAAAGGAGAGAAACTACAAAGCATGGAGATTGCTCTTAGAGGAATGGAAATGGTAGTAGCAAGCAAATCTCCTATTCCTACGAGCTTACTTGAGGGTGAAGTAAAAGACGGTCTCAAGAATATACAAGAACGTGTAATTCTCTCAATCAAACGAGCAAACAATAGTCCGCAACCGTCGGTAACACCAGAATCCGATCCCAAAAAATCCGATGAAGAGTGCCTCCAAACACTTCAGGAAATCCCGGGAACGTCTCAAGATTTGCCcttttactttttcttgttCTGCCTCAGGCTCCTTGAAACCATCACAATGGCTAAACCGGAGGAGAACAAAGTCAAGGTCTTAGAAAAATCCAAAACGAGGTCTTGGATAAACGATTGGGACAGCAAGAAGGTCATGCCCGTGTTAAAGCTCTCGCTTTCGTTAGGTTTTGCCATTTTGCTAGGTTCGATGTTTAGTAAGCCAAACGGATATTGGGCTGGTTTACCTGTAGCGGTCAGCTTCGCAGCGGCTAGAGAGGCGACGTTTAAAGTGGCGAATGTGAAGGCACAAGGGACAGTGATAGGAACGGTGTATGGAGTGATgggttgttttgtgtttcagaaGTTTTTGTCAGTTAGGTTTCTTTCGCTGCTTCCATGGTTTCTCTTCTCTAGCTTCTTGAGCAGGAGCCGGATGTACGGACAGGCCGGTGGTATATCGGCAGCTATAGGAGCCGTTTTGATTCTCGGAAGGAAGAATTTTGGCCCACCAAGCGAGTTCGCGATCGAGAGAATCATCGAGACGTTTATTGGTTTGTCTTGTGCCATCATGGTGGAGCTCATCTTTCAGCCCACGAGAGCCGCTAACATAGCTAAACTTGAGCTCTCTAGAAGCTTCCACGCTTTGTACGAGTGTGCAAGCTTGTTTGGAGCTAAAGCGAGTAAAGCAGAGATAATGGAGAGTCAAAAGAAGTTGAGAAGTCACTTAAATGAGCTCAAGAAGTTCACGGCAGAAGCCCATGCAGAGCCAAGTTTCTGGTTTTCGCCTTTCAACTTTTCTTGCTACGAAAAGCTGTTCAAGTCATTATCTAAGATGGCTGATCTATTGCAATTCAGCGGTTACGCTATAGGCTTTCTTGGAGAACAAGGAAAGACAAAATCACCACAGTGCAAGGAGATTTTAAGCAACGTAGACAAAGATCTCAAGAGTCTAACAGGGAGCATAGGTCTTTTAGCCAAATCATACGAAGAAATCACACTGCTTAAATCACTCGACGCCCTCGAAAAGGCACTGGCCAAGAGCGACAACACCTCATGGGACATTGAGCTGGGGAAGACACCAAACCCTAGCTTCTCAACCGTCGTGAGCGAGCCGGAGAAGATTTTAGAGACATATCTCCAGCATTGCAGAAGCGTGGCGGATGGAATATTCCGTGTGGAAGAAGGAGACGACGGAGAAGAGGTCAAAGTGGACAAGAGTGAGGTCGTGTTGAGTTTGAGCGCATTAGGGTTTTGTGTGGAGAAGATTGGGAAAGAGACAAGAGAGATTGAAGAGATGGTTAAAGAGGTTGTGCAATCAGAGAACCCTTCAAGCCATGTTAACTTGCATGAGATCTCTTGCAAAATACGTTCTTTGTATAAATGA